CATTCCTCCTGCCTTTGCACACCTGAGGATAGCTGAGGGCTGGAGACTTCAAGGGGAGAAGATCCTGGAGTTACCCAAGATCAGGATGGAGGATTTTGATGCCAgaccagccctggcacagcagtcACACCTCTGGTGGGAACAGCATGCTGCTTCAGTGGTGCCAAGGTTCAGGGTGAGGATGTCAAGGCTGGAAGCAGCCTGCTGCATCCCCACCTCTTGGGAAAGGCAAAATCCCCGGGGTTGGGTGGGAAGACTCAGGAGAAGTGCAGTGGAGCAGAGATTGTGTGAATGGTGAcagaggatgggctgtgaaaccCACTGGGAGCCTTTCCAGGTCAGCCACTTCATGGTGTAACCTGAGCTGCCAAGAGCTGAGCTGAGGGGCCAGGCAGGGTCTGTGGGGAGTAAACATGagcttcatcatcatcatcatcatcatcatcttcatcctcaccCACCTGGGCATCCAGGCAGGATCCACAGGGAGCAAACATgggcatcatcatcatcatcatcaataTGATCATCATCAATCTCATCATCCTTGCCCACATGggtggctgctggcaggcacTCAGGAGCCCATCCAGGCTGGAACATCATCCCCATGGGCACTCAGACACCCTGGACCATCTCCCATTGGAAATTCCCGATGTTCTGGCCACCAAGAGTCAAACACTGCCAAGTCCCCGTTCCCCCTCCCCTCAGGGCAGGAGTGGGACAGCAAGGACTGATGTGGGAAACTCCCTGTTTTGGCACTGCTCAGTAGGGACAGGCAGGATTTGACAGTGCCAGGGTTtgctccaggtgggatttcaCACTACCAGGATTTGTTCCTGGCTCTGCCACTGGTTGGCAGTGGGGGTTAAAGCTCAATAAAGTCTTTTTCAAAAGAATACTTGGAGCTGGTGCAGGATGTTCTGGCCAAACTCTGTGGAGTTCTTGATCTGCACCAATGATTTATTACAGCTGTTTTTCTAAGAGGCTGCTAAAAACATCCACCAAACTATTTTAATCCAATTAATACTTGCTTTTCTCACCCTTGTTTGCCTTGTTTTCCTTGGTGAGTACTGTGTGTCCCAAACCCTTCAGTGTTCCTTTTGAGCTCCTCAGTTGGAGCAGATCcatactttttaatttttgttttgttttgtttttaattgtgaagggggaaaaatatttttcaaacagatctggtgattttcttcagaaatggCTGCCTTTGGGGTGTTTTTAGCTCAGCACAGTTGGGAGTCAGTGTTTGTGCCTGACTCAAAAGTCATCCCCCAGAGGCTGTGACATCTCTGCAGGGTTTCACTGGACACTTAATCCTCAGCATTGAGCAGGATGTGCCCTCCAGGCTCATCTCCATTTTCTGAGGATGTGGCTTGAGGATTTCAACAAGCACTGAGGGTCCCATCAATGGTCTTGCCCTTGAACCATGTCAGTGATGTGCAGGATCTCcactcacccccagccccaacagctgagagctgggagcttcccaggagctgcagcctggggttgtgtggggaaggagctgggttGGAGGGTGAAGAACCCCCAGCAGATCCCTGACTCCCATCCTGGGAAGGGGATCTCCCACcccactgctggctgtgggTGTTATCCCTGcacccctcccctctgctcagtCCCCTGTGGAGTCCATCCATGCCCTGGGGTTCAGACCTGAGCACATCCCCCTGCAACATTAGGATTGGTTTGGGCTCCCAGAGGTCCCCAACAGCCCAGataatcccaaaatcccactgctcTGGCTGTGGAGAGGTGGATGCAGGCACAACCATGGAAGCTCAGTGTGTTCATTAGCTTTATTCTAACCCCGAGCTCAGCAGTGTTAGTGCATTGATTCAGTAGCAAGGGAAGCTTCTCGTGGTGTTCCAGCCCTGCACCATCCCCCCCGGACACCAGCAGAGAGGGGACGAGGGGATGGCACCAAGGGCAGCTGTATGCTCATCCCAAAGGCTGACAGGGCACGGGAAGTGCTGCTGGGTCATTGTTCCTATGTCAGGTGGCATCAGGCAGGTCCTGCTCAGGTCAGTGGCTGCAGTGAAGGTTGCAGGTGGCACCTTGTGCTGTGAGACCCTCACAGGTGCCCCAacaccttccttctcctcccctgcacccctctcttctccattttcccctgcATGAGTTTCCCctgccacagggctgggggtcacCCCTCACCATGAGCCCCTCAGATCTGTTTTTTCCTGCCAGTGTTGGGGACACCCTGGTCACAGTCACCCAGTGGGACCAGGACAGCCCCATGGCTCTGTGTCAGGAGAAGCCCTTGAGGCACAACCCAGCCCGGGCACCCAGCACCCTCAGGAGCCCCTCCCGATGCCAGTTTTGTCACCCCTTGACACCATCCCAGGAgctccccttcctcctgtccctgcctctccatcctccccttcctcctgtccctgcctctccatcctccccttcctcctgtccctgcctctccatcctccccttcctcctgtccctgcctctccatcctccccttcctcctgtccctgcgTCCCAGCTGAGCTCACCCAGCAGTTGGTGACAGGGaaatgtccctctccagccAGTACCTCGCACCCTGCATCCCCCCACCCGAGGGTGCTCCGGGTCTGGGTGCACTGGGGACATACAGGGGCGTCACCCAGACCACAGAGTGGATGCAGGGAGATGCTCTTGGTACCATCGTGCTGTCTGACGGTGCACGGAGATGGAAACAGGACAGACTGTCCCTGGAGACCCAGGGCCCCGGCAGCATCCCGGCGGGGAGCTCAGACCCCCTGCACTCCCCCGGTGCTGCCCGGCCTGACGGGATGCCACCGGCCCCTGGGCACGGGGGCACGAGGGAGAGGCGAGGGGTGCACGGCAGGGAGATGCCCCCGGTCCCTCCCGTGCCCcgtgcccggcccggcccggcgggacCTGCGGAGCTgcggctcccccgccctacgGCACCTCCTTGTGCTCCTGCTTGGACTCCTTCAGCACCTggagggggaggcagagggacGTCAGCCCGGGATCGGCTTCTGCCACCGCCTGAGCCTGCCTGGGCTCTGAACGGGcttggggacaaggacaggaacagggacaggacagttTTGGCTATGAGCTGCCAGCCTGAGCTACTCCATACCCAGGGCAGATCATACCATACCCTCAGGGATCACTGgctccctgcctgggctgcttGTGGGGCTCAGGGATGGTGCAAGTCCCTTGAGGACACCCTGTGGGGAGGTAGGGATGGAGTGTGGGTGACACAAATGAGGATTTCCCACCTCTCCATCTCGGGTTTCCACAGTTTTGACCACGATGCTCCTCTTCACATGGGCTTCTGACACAGATTTGGTGTCCAGGCTGGTCTCTGGGGGACATGGGCAGGACAAGGCAGTGACACCCTGCCCAGGGTATGGCACTTCCAGCCACACTCAGGAGGAGAAGCCCCAAAAAAAATGGATTGGAAATGGATTGGAAACCCCTGAACCATGAGAGAcagcacccctggggacacaaCCAGCCTCAGGAAGAGGGTTGGTCTCAAGAACATGGTTGGCTTTGGGCATGTGGCAGGATCTGATGCATCCTGTGATCATAGttgggcagcagggacagttGGGGACATTTCTGGCCTTGGAGATGTTGTCGACCATGGGGACATGGGTGGCTTTGGGATGTGAttgagctcagggacagggttGTCCTTGGGGATACAGCTGTCACTGAGGAACACAGTTGCCCTTGGGGATGTGGTTGTCATTGAGGATATGATGATGTGATCAGCGTTGGGGACATGTTCAGCCTTGGGGATATAGCCATggccccctcctgcccccaccaTGGGAGCACCCAGGAGTCCTGGTTCCCTGAGACTGAGAGAAAAACCTTCTGATTCTTCtgaatggggcagggatggcaaAGATGGCTTCTCCTGCCACAGAGCCCCCAGAAGCCACCCCTGTTTGTGCCACCATCCCACTCCCCAGGCCCACACTTGGGGCACAGCCTCACCTCGGATCTGCAGGTTGGAGAAGCTCTGCACAGGGATGGTGATCCTGCAGGGACAACAGGACCATGGGGAAGAGCACGAGGTCCTGCTGCCCCCCAGCTCcacctgcctggggctgtggcagcagggctggaggatggTCCCCAAGCCAGCTGGACACCCCAGAGGGACCACGAGGACTTGGCTGGGGGCATggctgggatggggtgagggACAGGACGGAGCCATCACCTGCTCTCCTCGCCCTCCAGCAGCTTGCGGTACGTGGCGATCTCGATGTCGAGGGCCAGCTTGACGTTGAGCAGGTCCTGGTagtcctgcaggtgctgggccATCTCCTCCTTGAGGCTGTGGGTGTCCTCCTCCAGCCTCACCACCGTGTCCTGGTAGCCAGCCGTCTCCAGGGCATAGCGCTCCTCCAGCTCCCgcagctgcctctccagggACTCGTTCTGGGGGGCCACAGGGGGCTGTGTCACCCTCCATGgccacctcctccagcagctgggggctGTCACAGTGCCCATCCATCTCCCACCCTTGGGGACCAGCCATTCCCCTGGCATTGGGTGGTGGTTCTGACAGGGAGCCCCTGATGGTGGCAGCTCCCTGAGGCCGTGTCCCTGCTCTTGCAGCCCATGGCTGTCACCTACCGAGCCCCGCAGAGCCTCCAGGTCGCAGGTGAGGGCCTGGAGCTGGCGCCGGTACTCATTGGCCTCCTGCTTGGCCACCCTCAAGGCCTCAGCGTGCCGGGCAGCCGCGTCCGTCAGATCTGCAAACTGGGACAGGGGATGTGTGCCATGGGATGGgaccacagggcagggatgtgttCTGGTGGCACAGTGTGAGAACAcaaccctgctctgctccacagcagggacatggcCCCAGGAACGTGTGGCAAGGAGGAACATCCCTGGCACAAGCGGGGACAGCAGAGATCCCAAACCTGCACATCACCGAGAACCACCCAACCCCAGCCCTGAGATGGTGACAGcttgggaggggacagccagcccaTCCATCTGTGGTGTGACCAGCTCCCACTGCACCTTGGACTTGTACCACTCCTCGGTCTCCTGGACGTTGCTGGCGGCCATGGCCTCGTACTGGCTGCGGATGTCGCGCAGGGCGGCCGTCAGGTCCGGCTTGCTCGCGTCCACCTCGACGTGCACCCGCTGCCgggccagctgctcctgcagctcccgcagctcctgtggggacaggggggtcaggGCAGCCCCCTGAACCCCgggaccccagccccagagcgGGGTTACCTCCTCGTGGATCTTGTGGAGGAAAGCGATCTCGTCCTGCAGGGTCCCCACGCGCCGCTCCAGGTCCAGGCGAGCCAAGGCAGCATTGTCCACGTCCTGTCACCAGGAGGGACTGTCCCAGCTGGCCACCTGGGTCTCCTCTGTCCTGAGCTGCCTGGTCATGTCCATTCTCCCCAActcccacccagctctgcctctctctgccCATCACAGCATTTCCCAGTCTCTCACTGCCTGCTCTTGCCATTCCTGCCCATCCATGCTCCATCCTGCCCTTCCCAttcatccctgctccattcctgttCCCTACCTGCCCACAGTAACACATACCAGCCCCTcagttcctgctcctgcccatccctACTACCTCCCTGTCCAtcccttcctgtccctgctgcatccTTGTCCATCCctaccccatccctgcccattgCCAAGGGAAGCCCAGCTGGGATCTGCCCATGCCCTCACCTGCCTGTAGGCAGCCAGGTTGCTCTCAGCCTCCAGCCTCAGGGTCACCTCgtcctgcagcctgtgccagagcagagacACAGTTACATGTCCAGAACCATTGCTGGTGACTCTCAGCCCATGGACAGACCCCCCTGGGccaacacagccccacagcaccagcaccccccaaacccaggTCAGCTCTTGTTCCCACCCCACACACCCCCACACAATCCTACACTGTTCCCAAGGGTCACCCATATCCCATCACAATCCTGGTGCACACCAGTCCCTGGTGCCCAGGGCTACCCTGCTCCTGTATCAAGTATaggagctcctgctcctgtctctGACCCCTGGGTACACCCTGAACTCCATTCTCATCCCAGGGGTCACCCTGCTCCTTTGTCACCACCATGGTTCCCAGAAAGATCCTGATCACCATCCTGGTGTCCATTCTGGTCCTGGTAGTCACCCTGACACCCATTCCAAGTGGGCCACCCTGGTCCCCAGGGCTACCCCAGGCTGAACAGTGCCTTACTTCTGCTGGAGGCTGCCGAGGTCCTGGGCCAGGttgtccctctccatctccagGCGGGCCTTGGCAGTGGCCAGGTGCTCCACGCGGCGCCGCAGCTCCCGCAGCTCCTCCTGGTAGATGTCGGCCGTGTGCGAGGGCTCCTGGTCCCGCGCCTGGttcagctccagcaccagcgccttgttctgctgctccagcagccgcACCTTCTCGATGTAGCTGGCGAAGCGGTCGTTGAGCTCCATCATCTCCACCTTCTCGTTGGTTCGCGTCTCCCTGAACTCCGAGTTGAGCGCCGTGGCCAGCGAGAAATCCACCCTGGCCGAGCCCAGGCGGAGACCCGGGCGGGGACTCAGCTGGGGGCTGCGGGATGCTCGGAGCCGGCCCGGGGGGCTGGGGAGCACCCGGTACACGGGCATGGAGGGGCCGAGGCGGCGGCCGTAGGAGGACAGGCGGCGGCTCTCCATGGCGGGCGGTGGGCGCGATGTGCCCGGCCGAGGGTTTTTATGGAGCCCGGGAGCCCCGGCCAGGAGCCAGCGGGCCGGCACGGAGCCA
This Catharus ustulatus isolate bCatUst1 chromosome 23, bCatUst1.pri.v2, whole genome shotgun sequence DNA region includes the following protein-coding sequences:
- the LOC117006547 gene encoding glial fibrillary acidic protein; the encoded protein is MESRRLSSYGRRLGPSMPVYRVLPSPPGRLRASRSPQLSPRPGLRLGSARVDFSLATALNSEFRETRTNEKVEMMELNDRFASYIEKVRLLEQQNKALVLELNQARDQEPSHTADIYQEELRELRRRVEHLATAKARLEMERDNLAQDLGSLQQKLQDEVTLRLEAESNLAAYRQDVDNAALARLDLERRVGTLQDEIAFLHKIHEEELRELQEQLARQRVHVEVDASKPDLTAALRDIRSQYEAMAASNVQETEEWYKSKFADLTDAAARHAEALRVAKQEANEYRRQLQALTCDLEALRGSNESLERQLRELEERYALETAGYQDTVVRLEEDTHSLKEEMAQHLQDYQDLLNVKLALDIEIATYRKLLEGEESRITIPVQSFSNLQIRETSLDTKSVSEAHVKRSIVVKTVETRDGEVLKESKQEHKEVP